Proteins from a genomic interval of Kitasatospora herbaricolor:
- a CDS encoding M20 metallopeptidase family protein: MDLLDAARTLQPELVALRRALHAEPEVGLRLPLTRRKVLDALAGLPLEISTGTGLDSVTAVLRGGGDGPTVLLRADMDALPVQERAPAGAPESGIPGRMHACGHDLHTAILVGAARLLAERRELLGGDVVLMFQPGEEGEGGARVMVDEGVLTAAGADRPVGAAYALHVTSAVLPTGVVAGRPGPILAAADRLRVVVRGRGGHGSSPHTALDPVPAACEMVTALQTAVTRTFSVFDPVVVTVGSFHAGDAHNVIPDEACFVATVRSFSPAAGARAAEVLPAVVRGIAAAHGLAVEVEYRQDYPVTISGPDAAAEVADTARDLLGADRWVELEHPFAGSEDFSFVLQRVPGAFFFLGATLPGRDPADAPYNHSPEAAFDESVLADGAALLAALALRRR, encoded by the coding sequence GTGGACCTGCTGGACGCCGCCCGAACCCTGCAGCCCGAACTGGTCGCGCTGCGCCGCGCGTTGCACGCCGAACCCGAGGTGGGCCTGCGGCTTCCGCTCACCCGGCGCAAGGTGCTCGACGCACTGGCCGGCCTGCCGCTGGAGATCTCCACCGGCACCGGGCTGGACTCGGTGACGGCCGTGCTGCGCGGCGGCGGCGACGGACCGACCGTCCTGCTGCGCGCCGACATGGACGCCCTGCCCGTCCAGGAACGGGCGCCGGCCGGCGCGCCGGAGTCCGGGATCCCCGGCCGGATGCACGCCTGCGGCCACGACCTGCACACCGCGATCCTGGTCGGCGCGGCCCGGCTGCTGGCCGAGCGGCGCGAACTGCTCGGCGGCGACGTGGTGCTGATGTTCCAGCCCGGGGAGGAGGGCGAGGGTGGCGCCAGGGTCATGGTGGACGAGGGGGTGCTGACCGCCGCCGGCGCCGACCGGCCGGTGGGCGCGGCGTACGCGCTGCACGTGACCTCGGCGGTGCTGCCGACCGGGGTGGTCGCGGGGCGGCCGGGGCCGATCCTCGCGGCGGCGGACCGGCTGCGGGTGGTGGTGCGCGGACGCGGCGGCCACGGCTCCTCCCCGCACACCGCGCTCGACCCGGTGCCGGCGGCCTGCGAGATGGTGACGGCGCTGCAGACCGCCGTCACCCGGACCTTCTCGGTCTTCGACCCGGTGGTGGTGACCGTCGGATCCTTCCACGCCGGCGACGCCCACAACGTGATCCCCGACGAGGCCTGCTTCGTCGCCACCGTCCGCAGCTTCTCCCCGGCAGCGGGGGCGAGGGCCGCCGAGGTCTTGCCCGCGGTGGTCCGGGGCATCGCGGCGGCGCACGGCCTGGCCGTCGAGGTGGAGTACCGGCAGGACTACCCGGTGACGATCAGCGGGCCGGACGCGGCGGCCGAGGTCGCGGACACCGCCCGCGACCTGCTCGGCGCGGACCGCTGGGTGGAGCTGGAGCACCCCTTCGCCGGCTCCGAGGACTTCTCCTTCGTGCTCCAGCGGGTACCCGGCGCGTTCTTCTTCCTCGGCGCCACTCTGCCCGGCCGTGATCCGGCCGACGCGCCCTACAACCACTCGCCCGAGGCGGCCTTCGACGAATCGGTGCT